In Oryzias melastigma strain HK-1 linkage group LG6, ASM292280v2, whole genome shotgun sequence, the DNA window AGCGAAACCATCAAAAAGTTCCAGGTCTGTCAGGAAAATGGttagtattttatattttgttctttttaattaataaattattctAATATTTAGATCTTAAACATCTTTTGCTTTATGTGCTTGTGTGCCGGTTGATGTTTTAGGCAGCCTGTGGGATCCCAGAATGTCTGCTGTATTTACCAGTGGGAAGCCAAAGGACTCTGTTGTTGTGACTTTTGAATCTGCACCGTATGCTGACAGATACCAAGTTTCCATCCAGATCAGTGGTTTTAGATACTTAAAGAATGCCTCAAAGGTTTCTACCCATAATTTATTGCCTTTTTATATTGCCTTTTTTGCTTGGACTTCCTggtttattgtgaaaagttttacagaagatgttattttaaatccaacaggaaaacagaacatcaCTGAATGTGAGACTTGAAGTTGATTCTTTCTGGTTTTCAGAGTGTGAAGCCTTAGTAATGGTGAGTTAGaagtttaatttgatatttCAGCACTTGATAAAGTAATTTCCTGTAGAGATGAAGCTTCATCGGCTCACCTCcatcaactttattttaagatCCAGCCATTTTTTCCGCGCTGCAAAAATCATTGTAAGACAGCAGAGAAAAGCTTTGATCGCTGCAAAGGTCAGATTTTCAGATACCATGCAAATTAAGGATAAAATCAATATGTTTGCTTCGACCTATTAAGACAATGTATGTTTCTTTTTCAGACATAACTCCATTAATCATTTACTTGGGTTTGGGGCTGCTTCTTGTGGTTTCTGCTTGCCTCACGTACTTACTGTTGAAGTCTCATCATCAAGGtttgcatttttataaattgaaaaataatttccagtATGCATTTTTACAGTGAAAATATAACCGTCCTTTATTCCTCAGATCGTTCAAACACATCCACATCTGCTGCAGAAGAGCCACCACAACTCGTCTTTCCAGTTCAAGAGAGGAAACGTGTCCTCATCATCTACTCCCTTGACCAtcctttgtacaaaaacattgttCTCAAGTTTTGTGCTTTCCTCATGACCAAATGTGGTACAGAAGTAGTTCTGGACCTGCTGGATTCAACCAGACTGTCAGTGCTGGGAAGAATTCAGTGGTTGGACAGCCACAAAGAGCAATTTGAGAACTCCTCGGATAAGATACTCATTCTTTGCTCACAGGGAGTACAAGCCAAATGGAGAGCCATGTGTGGTGGCAAGCAGGTATTTCTGAAAGAGGACGCCTGCTCACTCACAGGTGACATGCTCACTCCATTCTTTGCCCTCATGCTCCCCCACTTTATCCAGTCcatgtcatttaaaaagtacatcATAGCTTACTTTGATGATGTTTGTTCTGAGGAAGACGTTCCGTCTCCTTTCAACGTGACGGTACGCTACAAGCTGATGAAAGACTTTGAGGACGTTTTTTTCAGAATCTTGgacacagaaaaacatgaacCAGGACGGATAAAGCAAATCGATGGACTATCAGAGGACAAATATCATGAGTGTCCCTCAGGCAGAGCCCTGCGGGACGCCATAGAAGCATTTCGGGCTTGTCAGATGGAGCAGCCACAGTGGTTTGAGGAGGAGTTACTCCAAAGCTCAGAGCTGGAGGATGAGATGGGATCAGATAGTATGTATAACTACTCAAGAACAACAACTAACCACCTGGTGTGCTCCATGTTTGACCCGGTTCAAGCTGTGAATCATGTAGAGGCTGAAAATTAtttctctgtacatgaaattgATCTTCAGATGGATAAAAAGCCTCAAATGTGCTCTACATTAGAGTTCAATTCTAACATCGTTGGGCACAATCGTCTGCTATTATAAAATACAACTAGACTCTGGAagccttttattttggagggtaAAAATTCCCATAATCTCTCCTTAGCATATCTAAAATATATCACAAAAAgtgttcaaataaataaacggTGGCATAAACACACACTTGTGCGTGTGACAATTCCAGAGACGTTTAGAATACAGAGATCAGCATATGATTACTGTGGACTGTGTAATCAGTGTTTGAGTCAAAGTCCAGGGTTCCCGGCAAAGACTTTCATGTTGCGCCGGTGAAGGTAAGCACTTTCTGCTTTGtggagaagcctttttcttacATACCTTCCTGTCAAAATGTAATGTGCTCCAGATCTTTTATTCTGATGGCACAGAAAGGTatcttatttttacatttttgtctgtttttcacaacatgtgtttattgtttgtttcaATTCACACAATGTCTCGTGTAGTTAAGTTTCATTTCATAGATAAGCCTTGTTCAGTTTTATATTGCCctttaaataaactaattcTAGTAATTTGGAAACtagattctttatttaaatgcaagtacattatatatgtatattaacCAAGGTCCTGAGTAAATGAATGCAGTAAAGTAGAGGAGGTACAAGAGAGAGACCCTGGATTTTTGGGTCCAATTTGTGAGGGAGGCCTCAAAAAAGGAGAGAACGGTGGGAATTTTTGCCAGCTAACTGGAGCAGTGATAATCCTCACAATGGCTGAGTGAGAGTTGTGCTTTGCAGTTGGAACAGGGTGTAGAGAGCCACATCTTTAAACCACCGGAACTAATTAATTGGGGAGTATGTTGGGCTTTCACGGGAAAATTTAAAATCCTTGGATTTTCTtgcaattgcaaaaaaaaaacgtgttttttaaaaaactgacagTAGCTGCCaggtccaattttttttttttttaaaagcttttgctCTTTGGCGGACAAACGGTTATGAAATGAAGACGTTCCGCTCTTCTTTTGAGGCTGTTGTTATGGGTCTGTGTGTGCAAGAACGGACAGAGTGAACGCTCCTCTCAGTAATAGCACATCTTTGTGGCAAACCAACTAAAGCAGCAGGATCGATCAGggctgcaacaaaaaaagacccTGGACCTGTGAGAGGAAGAGGTGAAGGTGTCTCAAGTTGTTTCACAGTTGTTATCCACCATGAGAGAAAACGTTAATATCTATTTATCTTGAGTGTGttaaattcttaaataaaataagtcattcaaCATCCATTCATTGATTGCTAATTTAAATTAAggcttgaaataaatattttaaataccaAAAACCTGCATTTTTCTCCATAGATTTTCAGGCATTGTTATGAtccaaatgtgtgtttgtgaagcGAATGTGAAAGTGAATGAAGTTAGGAAGGAAGAACAAGATCTATCATTGGAACAGGATCAGTTGGTGTTTATTTGATCCACCAAAAACTAAATGGTTCACCACCCAACAAAGTTGACTTCTCGCACAGCTTTAGGGATGCGGTAATAGGCTTGTTTGCCTTGTACTACCATGCAGGGACAGGGGTATAGGGGGACAAGGGAGGGCAGTTCAA includes these proteins:
- the LOC112152317 gene encoding interleukin-17 receptor A isoform X1 is translated as MMTSLLLLCFCVAAEASLKILDCSNKGLYNCTTRANYGCLDTNYTVPRNCSPNGPLVTTKFREHLSFLVVTVGWTMQPDASTSFITGTRIRIVDEMTTESVCVQYAYTFQTILGSDNMKWSFSMNAVAEPNHVYTMTVFNLPEPEYGNNRIKKQISIPGCDSETIKKFQVCQENGSLWDPRMSAVFTSGKPKDSVVVTFESAPYADRYQVSIQISGFRYLKNASKENRTSLNVRLEVDSFWFSECEALVMIQPFFPRCKNHCKTAEKSFDRCKDITPLIIYLGLGLLLVVSACLTYLLLKSHHQDRSNTSTSAAEEPPQLVFPVQERKRVLIIYSLDHPLYKNIVLKFCAFLMTKCGTEVVLDLLDSTRLSVLGRIQWLDSHKEQFENSSDKILILCSQGVQAKWRAMCGGKQVFLKEDACSLTGDMLTPFFALMLPHFIQSMSFKKYIIAYFDDVCSEEDVPSPFNVTVRYKLMKDFEDVFFRILDTEKHEPGRIKQIDGLSEDKYHECPSGRALRDAIEAFRACQMEQPQWFEEELLQSSELEDEMGSDSMYNYSRTTTNHLVCSMFDPVQAVNHVEAENYFSVHEIDLQMDKKPQMCSTLEFNSNIVGHNRLLL
- the LOC112152317 gene encoding interleukin-17 receptor A isoform X2, which encodes MQPDASTSFITGTRIRIVDEMTTESVCVQYAYTFQTILGSDNMKWSFSMNAVAEPNHVYTMTVFNLPEPEYGNNRIKKQISIPGCDSETIKKFQVCQENGSLWDPRMSAVFTSGKPKDSVVVTFESAPYADRYQVSIQISGFRYLKNASKENRTSLNVRLEVDSFWFSECEALVMIQPFFPRCKNHCKTAEKSFDRCKDITPLIIYLGLGLLLVVSACLTYLLLKSHHQDRSNTSTSAAEEPPQLVFPVQERKRVLIIYSLDHPLYKNIVLKFCAFLMTKCGTEVVLDLLDSTRLSVLGRIQWLDSHKEQFENSSDKILILCSQGVQAKWRAMCGGKQVFLKEDACSLTGDMLTPFFALMLPHFIQSMSFKKYIIAYFDDVCSEEDVPSPFNVTVRYKLMKDFEDVFFRILDTEKHEPGRIKQIDGLSEDKYHECPSGRALRDAIEAFRACQMEQPQWFEEELLQSSELEDEMGSDSMYNYSRTTTNHLVCSMFDPVQAVNHVEAENYFSVHEIDLQMDKKPQMCSTLEFNSNIVGHNRLLL